Proteins encoded within one genomic window of Pigmentiphaga sp. H8:
- a CDS encoding RluA family pseudouridine synthase, with product MSSSLQSQDIETQEAEPRLLDLPPGTRAGRLDKVLAQLLPEHSRSRLQGWIERGGVLVNGKEASVRQVVGPGDQLTVWEEAAPESLAFTPEAIDFPVVADSADWIVVDKPVGLVVHPGAGNWHGTLLNGLLHRYPELAQVPRAGIVHRLDKDTSGLMVVARTITAQTSLVRQLQARTVGRRYLALVSGHVRRGGTVDRPIGRDPRVPVRMSVERPIAAKPAITHFEPLRLGRSPGGMPVTEVECRLETGRTHQIRVHMASIGHPLLADTLYGGKAVEPAARQMLHAARLQFDDPVLGLSRVFRAPVPDDMQAVVRVIAWDDDGQDADDYLDEEDEE from the coding sequence ATGTCATCTTCGCTGCAGTCCCAAGATATCGAAACCCAGGAAGCCGAACCGCGCCTGCTGGACCTGCCTCCCGGCACCCGCGCCGGCCGCCTGGACAAGGTCCTGGCGCAACTGCTGCCCGAGCATTCCCGCAGCCGCCTGCAAGGCTGGATCGAGCGCGGCGGCGTGCTGGTCAACGGCAAGGAAGCGTCGGTGCGGCAGGTCGTCGGGCCGGGTGACCAGCTTACGGTCTGGGAGGAAGCGGCGCCCGAGTCGCTGGCCTTCACGCCGGAAGCCATCGATTTTCCGGTCGTGGCCGATAGCGCCGACTGGATCGTGGTCGACAAGCCGGTCGGCCTGGTCGTGCACCCGGGGGCGGGCAACTGGCACGGAACGCTGCTGAACGGCCTCCTGCACCGCTACCCCGAACTGGCCCAGGTGCCGCGTGCCGGCATCGTACACCGGCTGGACAAGGATACCTCGGGGCTCATGGTGGTGGCGCGCACCATCACGGCGCAGACCTCGCTGGTGCGGCAGTTGCAGGCCCGCACCGTCGGGCGGCGCTATCTGGCGCTGGTGTCGGGCCACGTGCGGCGCGGCGGCACCGTCGACCGGCCCATCGGCCGGGATCCGCGCGTGCCGGTGCGCATGAGCGTGGAGCGGCCCATCGCCGCCAAGCCGGCCATCACCCATTTCGAGCCCCTGCGCCTGGGCCGCTCGCCCGGCGGCATGCCGGTGACCGAGGTCGAGTGCCGCCTGGAAACCGGCCGCACCCACCAGATACGGGTGCACATGGCCAGCATCGGCCATCCGCTGCTGGCCGACACGCTGTACGGCGGCAAGGCGGTGGAGCCCGCCGCGCGGCAGATGCTGCACGCGGCCCGGCTGCAGTTCGACGATCCGGTCCTGGGCCTGTCCCGCGTATTCCGCGCGCCGGTGCCGGACGACATGCAGGCCGTCGTGCGCGTGATCGCCTGGGACGATGACGGACAGGACGCGGACGACTACCTGGACGAGGAGGACGAGGAATGA
- the pgeF gene encoding peptidoglycan editing factor PgeF: protein MNAAEPFVQEGPAWPGLRIVATTRGGGVSTGPYASFNLGAHVGDAPEAVAANRARLRAVLPSDPLWLEQVHGTRVADADRETDPAPADAAVTRAPGRVLAIMTADCLPVVIAAPGAGVLAVAHAGWRGLAAGVLENAVAAMAVAPGTDLRAWIGPAIGPAAFEVGDEVRAAFARMAEPPAHAFVPTGGRDAAGAPKWLADLPALAEQRLRAAGVATVARSNLCTVAGNDRFYSYRKEGVTGRFATLAWLVP from the coding sequence ATGAATGCCGCCGAGCCGTTCGTGCAGGAAGGTCCGGCCTGGCCCGGGCTGCGCATCGTCGCCACCACCCGCGGCGGTGGCGTCAGTACCGGGCCGTACGCTTCGTTCAACCTGGGCGCCCACGTGGGCGACGCACCCGAGGCCGTGGCCGCGAACCGCGCGCGCCTGCGCGCGGTACTGCCGTCCGATCCGCTGTGGCTGGAGCAGGTGCATGGCACGCGGGTGGCCGACGCCGACCGCGAAACGGATCCCGCGCCGGCCGACGCCGCCGTCACGCGCGCGCCAGGCAGGGTGCTGGCCATCATGACGGCCGACTGCCTGCCGGTCGTGATCGCGGCGCCCGGCGCCGGCGTTCTGGCCGTGGCCCATGCCGGCTGGCGCGGGCTGGCGGCCGGTGTGCTCGAGAACGCCGTGGCGGCGATGGCCGTGGCGCCGGGCACGGACCTGCGGGCGTGGATAGGGCCGGCCATCGGCCCGGCGGCATTCGAGGTGGGGGACGAGGTCCGGGCCGCCTTCGCGCGCATGGCCGAACCGCCGGCGCATGCCTTCGTCCCGACGGGCGGGCGCGACGCGGCGGGGGCGCCCAAGTGGCTGGCCGACCTGCCGGCGCTGGCCGAGCAGCGGCTGCGTGCCGCGGGCGTGGCCACGGTCGCGCGCAGCAATCTGTGCACGGTGGCCGGCAACGACCGCTTCTACTCCTACCGGAAGGAAGGCGTCACCGGACGCTTCGCGACGCTGGCCTGGCTCGTCCCCTGA
- the phaC gene encoding class I poly(R)-hydroxyalkanoic acid synthase, which translates to MPGSSAPSSRMLSGGHAMAPEKLLEIQQEFAQEWADLWRAASAGELEPLSDQRFAGEAWGASPGHAFMAHAYLLSARTMLKMADSIEAPEHVLNRLRFATMQWVEAMSPSNFLALNPDAQRRLLESGGESLQQGIANLMADLQKGRISHTDESSFEVGLNLATTEGSVVFENRLFQLIQYKPLAPRTYARPLLIVPPCINKFYILDLQPHNSFVRFALEQGMQVFMVSWRNPLSADADGVQHADWDAYLQEGVLEAIGAVSSISRQPQINALGFCVGGTLLSSALAVAKARGQDPVASLTLLTTLLDFADTGVLDVFIDEAQVLMREQQFAAGGVLAARELATTFAFLRPNDLVWNYVVNNYLKGQAPSAFDLLYWNADSTNLPGPFYAWYLRNTYLENNLRVPGKVRACGVGLDLSALDMPAYVYGSREDHIVPWTSAYASTALLRGRMRFVLGASGHIAGVINPASRNRRSYWVREDGKLPADAAAWMGGAREVPGSWWNDWATWIKEHGGRQGKAPGALGGADHPVIEPAPGKYVRTRAV; encoded by the coding sequence ATGCCTGGGTCGTCGGCGCCTTCGAGTCGCATGCTGTCGGGCGGGCACGCCATGGCCCCCGAGAAGCTGCTGGAGATCCAGCAGGAGTTCGCGCAGGAATGGGCCGATCTGTGGCGGGCCGCCAGCGCCGGCGAGCTCGAACCGTTGTCCGATCAGCGCTTCGCCGGTGAAGCCTGGGGCGCCAGCCCCGGACATGCCTTCATGGCGCATGCCTACCTGCTGTCCGCGCGCACCATGCTCAAGATGGCCGACAGCATCGAGGCGCCCGAGCACGTCCTGAACCGGCTGCGCTTCGCCACCATGCAATGGGTCGAGGCCATGTCGCCCTCGAACTTCCTGGCGCTCAATCCCGACGCGCAGCGCCGCCTGCTCGAATCCGGCGGCGAAAGCCTGCAGCAGGGCATCGCCAACCTGATGGCCGACCTGCAGAAGGGGCGCATTTCCCATACCGACGAATCCTCGTTCGAGGTCGGGCTCAACCTGGCCACCACCGAAGGTTCGGTGGTGTTCGAGAACCGGCTGTTCCAGCTTATCCAGTACAAGCCGCTCGCGCCGCGCACCTATGCGCGCCCGCTGCTGATCGTGCCGCCCTGCATCAACAAGTTCTACATCCTGGACCTGCAGCCGCACAACTCCTTCGTGCGCTTCGCGCTCGAACAGGGCATGCAGGTGTTCATGGTGTCGTGGCGCAATCCGCTGTCGGCCGATGCCGACGGCGTGCAGCATGCCGACTGGGACGCCTACCTGCAGGAAGGCGTGCTCGAGGCGATCGGCGCGGTCTCGTCCATCTCGCGGCAGCCGCAGATCAATGCGCTGGGATTCTGCGTGGGCGGCACGCTGCTGTCGTCGGCGCTGGCCGTGGCGAAGGCGCGCGGCCAGGACCCGGTGGCCTCGCTCACGCTGCTGACGACGCTGCTGGATTTCGCCGACACCGGCGTGCTCGACGTGTTCATCGACGAAGCCCAGGTGCTGATGCGCGAACAGCAGTTCGCCGCGGGCGGCGTGCTGGCGGCGCGCGAACTGGCCACCACCTTCGCCTTCCTGCGCCCCAACGACCTGGTCTGGAACTACGTCGTCAACAACTACCTGAAGGGACAGGCGCCGTCGGCCTTCGACCTTCTGTACTGGAACGCCGACAGCACCAACCTGCCGGGACCGTTCTACGCCTGGTACCTGCGCAACACCTATCTCGAGAACAACCTGCGGGTGCCCGGCAAGGTGCGCGCCTGCGGGGTGGGACTGGACCTGAGCGCGCTCGACATGCCGGCCTACGTGTACGGCTCGCGCGAGGACCACATCGTGCCCTGGACCTCGGCCTACGCGTCGACCGCGCTGCTGCGCGGGCGGATGCGCTTCGTGCTGGGGGCCTCGGGCCATATCGCGGGCGTCATCAATCCGGCCTCGCGCAACCGGCGCAGCTACTGGGTGCGCGAGGACGGCAAGCTGCCGGCCGACGCCGCCGCGTGGATGGGCGGGGCGCGCGAAGTGCCGGGCAGCTGGTGGAACGACTGGGCAACCTGGATCAAGGAGCACGGAGGGCGCCAGGGCAAGGCGCCGGGCGCGCTG